From Candidatus Tanganyikabacteria bacterium, the proteins below share one genomic window:
- a CDS encoding tyrosine-type recombinase/integrase: protein MQARWVERVEVPKVGRAEYLDRHLTGLGLRVSSSGRKTWYVLFRTKGDPKLKRLTLGSYPAMSLADARERAQEVLLAADRGLDPAAEKQEERKAPTFAYLAEEYLRRHAVNKRSHAEDARMLEKDLLPAFGRLKAAAIRRRDVIALLDKIKDRGAPIAANRTLALCRKVYNFGIERDLVDLNPCAQIKRVAPENQRDRVLSDAEIRTLWGALGTLDPVECAFFKLRILTAQRGGEIVAMEWGDVDLESGWWTIPAERAKNGHSHRVSLSSHALALLVSLAAPDDRKGWVFRARTRKTQHASKSTLEKVAHRIAVENGLDFVPHDLRRTAATRMTGDCGVPRLVVSKVLNHAEAGVTRVYDRHSYDAEKRDALDRWADRLEEILAGKPGKIRELAPVAAARKAARKGAAR, encoded by the coding sequence ATGCAGGCGCGCTGGGTGGAACGGGTGGAGGTTCCAAAGGTGGGGCGAGCAGAATACCTCGATCGCCACCTGACGGGATTAGGGTTGCGGGTATCTTCGTCAGGCCGCAAGACCTGGTACGTGCTGTTTCGCACCAAGGGCGATCCGAAGCTGAAGCGCCTCACGCTGGGTAGCTACCCCGCCATGAGCTTGGCGGATGCCCGAGAGCGGGCCCAGGAGGTACTCCTTGCGGCCGATCGCGGGCTGGATCCCGCCGCCGAGAAGCAAGAGGAGCGCAAGGCGCCGACGTTCGCGTATCTCGCCGAGGAGTACCTGAGACGCCACGCGGTAAACAAGCGCTCCCACGCGGAGGACGCCAGGATGCTGGAGAAAGACCTGCTACCGGCCTTCGGGCGTCTCAAGGCGGCAGCCATTCGCAGGCGCGACGTGATCGCCTTGCTCGACAAGATCAAGGACCGGGGGGCGCCGATCGCGGCCAATCGGACTCTGGCGCTCTGCCGCAAGGTTTACAACTTCGGCATAGAGCGGGATTTGGTCGATCTCAACCCTTGCGCGCAGATCAAGCGGGTCGCTCCCGAGAATCAGCGGGATCGCGTCCTCTCCGACGCCGAGATCCGCACCTTATGGGGCGCGCTCGGGACGCTGGATCCGGTCGAATGCGCCTTTTTCAAGCTCCGCATCCTGACGGCCCAGCGGGGTGGGGAGATTGTAGCGATGGAATGGGGGGACGTGGATCTAGAATCCGGCTGGTGGACGATCCCTGCCGAGCGAGCCAAGAACGGCCACTCGCACCGCGTTTCGCTCTCCAGCCATGCTCTCGCCTTGCTGGTGTCCCTGGCAGCGCCAGACGATCGCAAAGGCTGGGTATTCAGGGCGCGCACCCGCAAGACGCAGCACGCAAGCAAGAGCACCCTCGAGAAGGTCGCACACCGGATCGCGGTTGAGAACGGCTTGGACTTCGTGCCTCATGACTTGCGCAGGACGGCCGCCACGCGCATGACCGGGGATTGCGGCGTGCCCAGGTTGGTCGTTTCCAAGGTACTGAACCACGCCGAGGCTGGCGTCACGCGAGTCTACGACCGGCACAGCTACGACGCCGAGAAGCGGGACGCTCTCGATCGCTGGGCCGATCGCCTGGAGGAGATCCTGGCCGGCAAGCCCGGCAAGATCCGGGAGCTTGCGCCCGTGGCTGCGGCTCGGAAGGCCGCAAGGAAAGGAGCTGCTAGGTGA
- a CDS encoding DNA mismatch repair protein Vsr, whose product MYVDGCFWHGCPDHGTWPKSNEQFWREKIEVNIRRDIDTNARLGEAGWAVLRVWEHEAADEAARAVQALVSARRATAP is encoded by the coding sequence GTGTACGTTGACGGGTGTTTCTGGCACGGCTGCCCGGATCACGGAACCTGGCCGAAGTCGAACGAGCAGTTCTGGCGCGAAAAGATCGAGGTGAACATACGGCGGGATATCGACACCAACGCCCGCCTTGGCGAAGCCGGATGGGCCGTGCTCCGCGTCTGGGAGCATGAGGCCGCCGACGAGGCCGCCAGGGCGGTTCAGGCACTCGTCAGCGCGAGGCGAGCAACCGCCCCGTAG